The following nucleotide sequence is from Acetivibrio cellulolyticus CD2.
TTAATTTTGTATATTTGCAATATTTTTATATAATAGATCTATTAAAATAATGATAACACTTGACATTGTCCTTGGGGCAGGCATTAAACTCTAAATGAAATGAAAATCTGAAATTTTGGAGGAATGAATTTGTATACAAGAGGACAATTTGCACTTATTGGAAAACATATTCTTTTACTTTTAGAGGGATGTGTATGCATCGTATGCGTTTATATGAAAATGAGAAACTATCTCTCAAAAAACTCGATAGTCTTTCTCCAGGAATCTGCTTGTGCATATGCATTTCCAGCTATTGTACCGCCTGTTTCAAAAACCAGTCTTGGTAACATCTTCATACTCAGTGTTACACTTAACGGGATGATATAGGGTAAAGGAAAAGGATGCCCAGTTTCTTTATACTTAAAGAAGTTGAAGCTGTAGCTGTAGTTGTTTCTTTTCAGTATATTCATCAGATCATCACAGCCATCACTGGAATTCCAGATATTATCGTTTTCGCCTGCAATCAATAATATGTCAGCTTTTGCGTTCTCAATTTTTATCCGAGCTTCTTCCTTGTTTTCAGCTTGATCTATACCAGTCTTATATGTATAAGCATATCCAAAAGATTTATTTTTAATAAAACAGTCCAGCATGTTCAAAAATAAAAGACGGTTCTTCAGGCGAATGAAAGGCAGTGGACTTCCTGCCATTGTCCAGGATGAAACATTTCTATAGTTTAGGCCTTGAAAGCAATAAGCATGCGGTGCAAATGCTGCAACCTTTTTTATAAAAGGATATCTTACCGCAAGCAACAATGCCAACTCTCCGCCCTTGGAGGTTCCATGTAGGTAAAAGTCATTACCACTTGTTATAGGGCTTTTTTGAAGCCATTGAAACACTTTGTCAAAATAATCAAGCGGAATTTCTGCAAGCTTTTTAGATAGTCCTTCAGCATTGAAGTATGCTACAGATAAAACATTGTATGCATATGTAGCGAGCGGAGCGGCAATTAGAGAAAGTGCTGACATATTCCCGTCCGATCCGCCTATAAGCACAATTGTTTTATTGTTGGAACTTGAGTTATAATACAATTCACCAACAAAGCCATCTGTAATTTTTTGAGTTTTGACATCGCCACGCTTAAATAGTCGTTCAATTTTGGTGCATATCCTGTCATTTTCATATTCAGCAATAAATTCTATGAATAGGCTGTTATTCGCGGAAATGTTTTTTACAATATCCTCAAGCTTTCCTTTGACCATTTTCATCGATACAATCAAGCCCATGGCATCAGCAAAATCATATGTGCCAGAATCAGGTTTCTGCACTGATAAGTCGACATTGCCTTCCGAGTCGGCAGTAAACCAGGCAAAGGACTCGAATGCGGTATTTACTGCCCAAGGTAAACTCATGATTGCACTTATTTTTACTTTTCCGAATGGTGATACACCTGAGATTTTAATACTTAATTTTTCATCACAAAGTGCAATTGCTGGTTCAACATTAAACTTCATATCTATGACCTCTTTCTGAATATTTTAACTAGCTGCTCCTTCACTTGAACACAAATCATTTTTGATTATCGGAAGGGTACCTTCTCCGAGCGAATTCCTGCAAGGCTCTTTCTTGTTCTTCCTTTGTTACCTCCAGGTTATCAATCTCTTCTTCAAAGCCGCTCTGGTCTTCTCCGTCAAAACGATATAGTTTTTTCAGCAAGCACCAAAGTGTCTCCAATTCTTTGCTCGAAAAATCCCTAAAAAGATCTGTAAAAAATGTAATTCCTTTTTCCCCGCATTCCAGCATGACTTGCTTCCCGGCTTCGGTCACTCTAACATTGATTGCACGCTTATCGCGCGGGCTTGGCACTGTTGCAACATAACCCTTCTTTTCGATGGTATTCATCAGTACATTTGTATTTTGTTTTGACGTTCCAAGCTTTCTTGCAATGTTGTTGAGTGTTGTCTCGTCTTCCGGAAGGTGTAATACTGCCAGTATTGCCATAAACTGTCTTGAAGTCAGCTTATCAAAGTATTTGTCGCCTTCAATCTGAATTTTGTTTGCCAGCGAAAAAAGTGTTGCATATGTCTGCTGCATCAACGAGTATTCTTTGAGTGCTTTGTTGGTTTCCAAAATGGGTTACTCCTTTCAAAATAGACAACATATTGACTTTATAATTGTATCAGATGAAAGTAAATTAGTCAATATATTGTCTAAATAAAAATGGTTAAATACAAGAGAGCGTTGAGTAATTATTGTTTGATGTATGGATTAAAAAGAAAAGAATAATATGTTTAATGACTTAAGTAATTGTTGATTAAGTCTACAGCTGCATTAACAAGTCTGTTCCGGTCTGTTTTGTTTTCATTAAAAACAATGATATTAACAGGTATAGGGTCAGGAATGTTCCACGCACCAAACAATAGTACGGTTATTGGCAGTGCACCGCATGAACACAGGGGAGTGGAATCAGGAACGCTTGCTACGATGCACAACATCGGAATGGTCATAGGAGTAGCCGTTTCTGGAGCACTGTTTTCTTCAAGTCAGAGTGAAGCCATGAATATGTTTGCTTCGCAGTATGTATCAGATTCTTTGCTGAAAAGTAGTGTGTTTGTATATGCATTGCATATTACCTTTTTAGCTGCAGTAATCGTTGCTTTAATAGCCATAGTAGCCTCTCGTAAGGGGAAAAGTAAACAAAGAAGATATGGTATTAGAAAATAGTCTCAATGAAGGAAAGACAGTATAAAAATGATTTTTATGATTTTTAGTGGGTTGAGTTGCTATTAAGAAAACCATATTCAATTGACTGGTTATTATCATAA
It contains:
- a CDS encoding acyl-CoA thioesterase/bile acid-CoA:amino acid N-acyltransferase family protein; the protein is MKFNVEPAIALCDEKLSIKISGVSPFGKVKISAIMSLPWAVNTAFESFAWFTADSEGNVDLSVQKPDSGTYDFADAMGLIVSMKMVKGKLEDIVKNISANNSLFIEFIAEYENDRICTKIERLFKRGDVKTQKITDGFVGELYYNSSSNNKTIVLIGGSDGNMSALSLIAAPLATYAYNVLSVAYFNAEGLSKKLAEIPLDYFDKVFQWLQKSPITSGNDFYLHGTSKGGELALLLAVRYPFIKKVAAFAPHAYCFQGLNYRNVSSWTMAGSPLPFIRLKNRLLFLNMLDCFIKNKSFGYAYTYKTGIDQAENKEEARIKIENAKADILLIAGENDNIWNSSDGCDDLMNILKRNNYSYSFNFFKYKETGHPFPLPYIIPLSVTLSMKMLPRLVFETGGTIAGNAYAQADSWRKTIEFFER
- a CDS encoding MarR family winged helix-turn-helix transcriptional regulator; amino-acid sequence: METNKALKEYSLMQQTYATLFSLANKIQIEGDKYFDKLTSRQFMAILAVLHLPEDETTLNNIARKLGTSKQNTNVLMNTIEKKGYVATVPSPRDKRAINVRVTEAGKQVMLECGEKGITFFTDLFRDFSSKELETLWCLLKKLYRFDGEDQSGFEEEIDNLEVTKEEQERALQEFARRRYPSDNQK
- a CDS encoding MFS transporter; translated protein: MFSLKTMILTGIGSGMFHAPNNSTVIGSAPHEHRGVESGTLATMHNIGMVIGVAVSGALFSSSQSEAMNMFASQYVSDSLLKSSVFVYALHITFLAAVIVALIAIVASRKGKSKQRRYGIRK